Below is a genomic region from Billgrantia tianxiuensis.
GAGGAGATCGTGCTGCTGGTGGCCGACGAAGGTGTGCCGCAGGCGACGGCACTGATGCGTCCCGCGGCGCGGCCGGGTGACCTGCGCTGTACACTTTACAGCGTGGGAGGCCTGCCGGGTAGCGACCGCAACCGCGTGGCCTATCTGCCGGTGCGCCGAGCGCGCGAACTGCTTGCCAGCATGCGCGGCCGGCCGGCGCCCCGGCGAGCCAACGATGCCCAGCGGCTATTGGCAGTCAGTGCGGAGGCGGTCTACCACCTTGGTCTTGCCAGCAGCCTGCCAACTGCCGCAACCGCCGGCGAGGGCGACTCAGCCTCGCCTTTGGCCTCAGCCCATGGCAGGGCCATTGTGGCGCTGGATGAACGCTGTGGACTGTGGTCGCTACCGCACCGTTTCGGCCTGGAGGAGCTGGAGGCACGGCTCACCCAGGCGGGGTGGGCGCCGCTCACGGATACCCTGTTCAAGTTGTCGGGCGTCAACCCGTGGCTCAAGACGCGTCTGCAGGGCCATGGCCGGGACGCAGTGCCGGGCCTCGCCGTCTACCTGATCCGTGAACGTGGGCTGCCCCATCTCGATGCCCTGCGGGGAATCCTCGCCCGCCATGGCTTCGACGTGCTCTACGAGATGCCGATCGACGGAGCGCATCGCGACGAAGTGGCCGACCAGATCCGCGGCGGCAACTGGGGACGCGGCCCGTTCCCATGCAGCGGTGGCTTGCCTTCCTACCTGCTCGTGACTCATGACGTCTACCCGGACCGCTCACCCTCGAAGGCATCTGGCGCTTCCGAGATGGTGGACAATGCGCGGGTCTTTGCGGTGAAGGAGCAGATGCGCCGGCAGGTGAACCGCGGGCGTCCCGCTGCCCAGCACTGCAACCCGGTTCACTCCTCCGATAACGCCATGCAGGCGATGGAATATCTCGCCGTGGTGGCGCCCGAGAAGGTGGCGGAGATGGTGGCGAGCGCCAGGCGGCGCAACGCTGCCTTTGCCACGCCCTATCCGGTGCTGGCCGACCTCAGCAAGCATGCGCGCCGGGCCAAGGTGGAGCTGATCGACTTCCATGGTCGGCGGGCGATCTGCAAGACCTTCCGCCCGGGCCGGGAGCGTTTCCTGGAGCGTGAAGTCAAGGCGCGGGAGCTCGGCAGTTCGCTGCCGGAAGTCTCACGAATCCTGGAGATCGGCCCTTCCTACCTGGTGTTCGAATGGTACGAGGACAGCCTACCGAGCATTCTCGCCCCGAAGCCGCTGTTTTATCCCCACGGGCTGCTGCCGATCTGGGCCATCGAGCGCCTGCGCACGCTGATCCTGCACTATCGGCGGCTGGGGTACGAGTGCATCGACTTCAATCCGCACAATGTGATCTACGACCCCTGCCAAGGGCTCAAGGTCATCGATTTCGAGTACCTTCAGCCCGGTAGCCAGGTACGGGACTCGTTGAAGGGCAACTACGCCTGGTATCCGGTGCCGGATACCTTCCCCGGCGACATCCCGCCCACGACCCAGTATCGCCCCTACTTTCGCCGCTGGCTGCCCTATACCGGCCTGCCGCGCTTCATGTGCCTGTACCCCTTTCCGAGGCCGCTGCTGGTCGCCGTGCGCCACGTCACGCTGGTGGCCATGTCGCTCTCGGAATGAGGCGGGTGGGTTGGCGGCGTCTCAGGCGCATGTTCCGGGGAGGCTCTCCCGCAACGGGGCGACGGAAGGAACCCGCCGGTATTGGCCAGCGTCCGGCGGCCTGACCGATGCCTTGCAACCTGCTGATCGTTGCTGATCGTACCTGTACACCGGGCCGCGCCTAGCGCCGGTGCCGGAACGCTGCGATACACGGAGGGCGGAATGTTGCTCAAGAAACTGAAGCGATATGGCCGACAACGCTACGCGAGCCTGCTGCGGCGACCGCTGACGCATCGGCGTTACATCGATGGCAAGGCCGGTATGACGGCGTTTCTCGATACCCTGAAGGCGAAGCGCGTCGATTACGTCGTGCTGCGCTGGTTCGACACCCTGCCCGACATCTCGCCGGGAGAGGACGTCGACATCCTCGTCGCCGATGAAGATGCCGCCAGAATCGTCGACTGCGTGAGCGTGAACCGCAGGAGCCAGGACATCGCCTGCGACATCTACAGCGTCAGCGGCCTGCCCGGTACGAGCCATCGCGACGGCAGCTACTACCCGCCGGACAAGGCCCGTCAGATGCTGGAGCACGCCGTCTGGATGAACGGTCTCGTGCGGGTGCCCTCCGTCGACGAGCACTTCCTGTCGCTGAGCTATCACGCCATCTATCACAAGGGGTACCTGTCGGGTATCCCATCCGAACATCGCATGCGCAATACCAAGGTGGTGGTGCCGCAGGACCACGACTACCGAGGCATTCTCGAAAATCTTCATGGCCAGTCGAGCCATGCCTCCACGGCGCTGGACATGACCCTCGAACGACTCGATGCATTCCTCTCCGGGCTGGGCTGGCGGCCCGACCCGGACACTCTGAAGCGACTATCGAAACGAAATGAGTGGATTGGCGAGCACTTCTTCGGCTGATGGCAAAACCGCGTGTCGGCCCTGGGCCGGGTACGAAAAGTCGACGAGCGCAGGCACTTTCCGGACATAGCCTGACTGAGTGGGGGTGGGCGATGAGCGCGACGTATGCAGGCCTGGAGTTGCCAACCAACCCGATGACGCGAAGCTCCGCCCTGCAAGCCCTGGCGTCGGCTGACTCAGCCTGGCGGCTGGCGATGCGACCCGGCGGCGGAAGAATACGTGCCAGGTCGAGAGCATTGCCGTTTGCCACGGGAGAGGTCGGCTACCGTGAGAGCATACGGCTCACGCCCCGCGCCAGAGTCAATCTGGAGCGGCTGACCGGCGTCATCTTTCCGGGCCAGGCGTCCGTGCTCGAACTGCTGGTCTATCGCCAGTGGTCGTCGGCCGGCAGCCAGGCGGTGGACAAGCGCGGTGAGTGGCTGATTCTGGCGGGCGAGGAGGCAGTGGGCATGGGACGCTGGCTGCTCGAAGACAGCGCCGCGCATTTCCTGCGTTTTGCCCGCCTCGGACGCTTCGCTGTCACCTCGGCCCGGCTCTCTTATTTTCGCTCCTTCATGGCCAACAACCATTTCCGGCCTGACGAGGTGCTGCTGGAGGCGAGCCTGGTCCTCGAGCTATACGGGCTGCGCAAGGCCGAGAACATCGACTATCTGGCCTTGACTACCCAACTGACGCCTCGGCCGCGGATAAAGCGCAACGACCGCCACCGCGAGCATCACGGCGCCACGCTGCGGGAAATGCTCGACGACTCCCGCTATCACTTCCGCCTGGGCGAGCTGCGCTGTGTCTCGTTCAGCCAGATCGCAAGCTTCAAGCGCTCGCGCGGCACCTTCGGGGATCGCCAGGACCTGGGTATGATGCGGGCACTGGAGACGGGCAGTCGCCTGGCGTGGCTCTGGCATCGCAGCCTCTACGAACTCGACCTGGGGTACCGCTGCTTCCTGCGTTGGCTGCATCGTCTGGTACGTCCGTGGGTCGGCGAGCAGGCGGTAGCGTTCTATCATCGTTGGCGTCGCCGTCGGAGCCACTGACATGGCGTTCTTTTCGGTTGTGATGCCTGTCCGTGACAAGGTAGACGCGCTGTCGGCTTCGCTCTCCAGTCTGTTCCAGCAGACCTTTCGCGATTTCGAGGTCGTGGCGGTGGATGAGGGCTCGACCAACGGTTCCCGCGAGCTGCTCGAGCGACATGAGCAAAAAGGGCGGCTGCGGCTGCTCCAGTGTAGCGAGCCCGATCCCGGCGACTACGCCGCTTGCAACCAAGGGGCCTCACAGGCCGAGGCGTCGTGGCTGGTCTTCTTCGAGGCCGGCAACATGCTGCTCTTCGACCACCTGTCCCGTTTTGCCGAAGCCATCGCCACTCATTCCAATGTCGAGCTGTTCGTCCATGCCTGCCAGATGATGGAAGGCCAGCAGCAGCTGCCCAGGCAGGAGAGCGGGCCCACCGGAGTGTTGACGCGCCGCGAGGCGCTCAAGACCTTTTCCCGCTTCGACTTCATCCACCTGAGCGGCGTCTGCATGAGCCGGGAGCGCTTCCTGGCGCTGGGCGGCTTTCCGGCCGACCGCCAGCGCTGCGATGGCGATGCCTGGTTCTGGCTCAAGTCGCTGTGTGAACTCGAGCGAATCCACTACGACGACACGGTCACCAGCCTGCTGCTGCTCGATAGCGATAGCGTTGCCCGGGAAGAGCGTCTGGCGCAGGTCCATCCCGCCGCCCAACTGCTGGCCGACTACACGGGGCGACTGTCGTGGCGGGAGGCTCGCTACCTGCACGCAGCGGTCAACCGCAAGGTACTTGCCTGGGCGATGGAAAAGAAGCGGCTTGGCCATTCGGTGAAGGGCGAGCTGTCCGCCCTTTCGCTTAGAGGAATGGAGCTGAGGCACGCACTCGATGCCGCCAGCCTGCTGCTTCCCTCACCTTACTACGAGCGATTGAGGAAGTGAGTGAAGCGAAGACATCACTGTGCCAACCGGGAGGAGAGTGAAATGGGTGGGACCGTCATTACCTATGGCACCTTCGACATGTTTCATATCGGCCATCTCAATTTGCTGCGCCGGCTGGCCGGCATGGGAAACCGCCTGATCGTGGCGGTCTCCACCGACGAGTTCAATGCCGGCAAGGGCAAGCGAACCCTGATCCCCTTCGAGCAGCGCGCCGAGATCGTGCGCTCCATTCGCTATGTGGACGAAGTCATTCCCGAAACCAATTGGGAGCAGAAGATCGAGGACGTCCAACGCTACGACGTGAGCACCTTCGCCATCGGCGATGACTGGCGTGGCCACTTCGATTTTCTGACGCCCTACTGCGAGGTAGTCTACCTGCCGCGTACCGAGGGGGTTTCGACCACTGACCTGAAGCGTTCCCTGAATCGCTTCTGCAGCGTATCCCGCGAGGACCTGCTGCGCGCCTTCGACGTGCTCGAGGCGCTGCGCAAGGACTTCGGCTGACGACTTCTCGCACCGGGCGCCGATAAGCCCGAGGCTATCGACGAGACCGCGACGCCCAGCGTCGCGGTCTCGTCGTTTTCGGGTGCTCG
It encodes:
- a CDS encoding glycosyltransferase family A protein; amino-acid sequence: MAFFSVVMPVRDKVDALSASLSSLFQQTFRDFEVVAVDEGSTNGSRELLERHEQKGRLRLLQCSEPDPGDYAACNQGASQAEASWLVFFEAGNMLLFDHLSRFAEAIATHSNVELFVHACQMMEGQQQLPRQESGPTGVLTRREALKTFSRFDFIHLSGVCMSRERFLALGGFPADRQRCDGDAWFWLKSLCELERIHYDDTVTSLLLLDSDSVAREERLAQVHPAAQLLADYTGRLSWREARYLHAAVNRKVLAWAMEKKRLGHSVKGELSALSLRGMELRHALDAASLLLPSPYYERLRK
- a CDS encoding adenylyltransferase/cytidyltransferase family protein; its protein translation is MGGTVITYGTFDMFHIGHLNLLRRLAGMGNRLIVAVSTDEFNAGKGKRTLIPFEQRAEIVRSIRYVDEVIPETNWEQKIEDVQRYDVSTFAIGDDWRGHFDFLTPYCEVVYLPRTEGVSTTDLKRSLNRFCSVSREDLLRAFDVLEALRKDFG